The Phaeocystidibacter marisrubri genomic interval CTTAAATGTGACTTGAGAGAAGTCACTACATGGAACGACAAGAAGATTGAACACACTATTCACCTAGACATTCCAAATTTTGGTGAACTCTCTGCCTTCTGTCCAGATTACTGGTGGAGATCCAACGAGTACAAGAAGCACGTTGTGGAGTTGGGGTTGGCAGGGATGGTATACCAGGTTAAGCCTGAACAGAAAACATGTAGAGTAGCTCGTTTACGTGAAAAGAATGATGATGGTACCAGCTACATCTTTACAGGGGCTACCTTAGATAATATAGAGCCAGCTGAAAGCTTCTACCACAAGGGATGGCTTGCTACCATGGAACTTCACCCAGAAGACACATCGCCATTAATCGTGCGCGTTTGGATTCACAAGAAGAACATCCCTACACCTCCCGAAACAGGGATACTATACTCTGGGGAAATTTGGCTTCACGCCTCTCTGCTCGACAAGAGCTGAATGGTATCCTCTAAAACGGATTTGAGAACACCTTCATTCAGTGGTTTGCTGATGAATTTGACGATGACTTCACGCTTCTTCACGTTCTCCATATCACCAGCATCGATGCTAGAGGACAACATGAATACCGTAAAGCGTTTCACAATTTCTGGGTCCAATTGACTAAAGTTATCCGCAAAGGCGAACCCGTTCATTTCTGGCATGTAAATATCGAGCAAGACCAAACAATGTGACTTTTCAGGAAGCACCTCATTGGCTTCGATAGCAGCCAAGGCTTCCTTACCACTGGAATAGGCGACAAAAGAAATTTCGGGATAGAACAGTTCCATGTTCTTGCGTACAATCATCCTATCGATGAAACTATCATCAATGAGAACAATACCTATGTTTTCCTTCTTAATCAAAGAGCTGATTCTTCAAAGTTAGGTAGAGAAACGGTCATGGTGGTACCCTCTCCTTTTGCCGAGTTTACGGTAATGGTCCCCCCTAATCGCTTCACAGCTTCCTTGACAAGATACAAACCTAATCCGGAACCTGAGTTCCCCTTGGCATCGCGGTAGAACATTTGAAAGACTTTTTCTTGATTGTCTTCCGAGATACCCACACCGTTATCTACAACTTGAATCTCTATGCCAGAATGACCTCCTGTGATGCGAACAGCTACATGATGCTGACTTTTCACCTCATCACGGTATTTAATGGCATTGGAAATGAGGTTGTTCAAAATGATTCTGAGTTTCACCTCATTGGTCGTAAACATTGATACACCCTCTACTTGGTACTCAAGCGTGGTTTGCTCCATCGCGGGGTGATAGCGGTATTCATCGCTGATATCTTTGAGCATCTTATTCAAATCAACCTCTACAGTCATGTTACCCTCGTGGGTCGATTTGTAGTAATCGATGATGTTGTGAATGAATTCATCCAACTTATCCACCATCTCTTTGGTCATGTTGAAGTACTCGATGGCCTTTTCATCCTTTACCTCTTGATTGGCGAGGTAAATCACGCCTTGAATGCTCACAAGCGGTGCGCGAAGGTCGTGCGAAACGCTGTAAACAAATCGATCTAGCTCATCGTATGCCTTCTGCAAAGAGATGTTTTTCTCCTTCAGTTCTCTTCGTGCATCATAAATATCCTTGGCGTTATTGATCGCCACGCGTAGCGTATCTTCATTCCAAGGCTTAGAAATGAATTTGTAGATCTGGCCTTTGTTGATGGCATTGATGACTGCCTCAATATCCGCATATCCCGTCAGGAGAATTCGAATGCAATCTGGATAATCATCTACTACGTTCTCAAAAAACTCCACACCCGTCATTCCAGGCATACGTTGATCGGCAACAATGATCTCAATGGGTTCTTTCGCAAGAACCTCTATTCCTTCTTGTGCAGATATGGCGGTATAGACATCGTACTCTCTTCGGAAGTTCGCCCGAAAAGAGTTCAAGTTATTTTGTTCGTCGTCTACGTAAAGTACACGTGGTTTGTTCGTTGTTGCCATGCTCTTTACTCTTGAATGTGTTGCACAGGAAGCGTGATTATGAAGGTTGTTCCCTCATTGGCTACCGATTCAACATCAATTGTTCCTTGATGATTCTTGATGATATTGTAAACAATGGATAGACCGAGCCCCGTTCCTTCGCCCACAGGCTTGGTGGTGAAGAAAGGTTCGAATATTTTCTTGCGAATGTCTTCTGGCATCCCTGGACCATTGTCTTTAAATCGCACTTCCACACGGTCGTTCGGAAGTGGTCGGGTTGAGATTAGTATCTCCCCTTTCTCCTTTTGATCTGGATTACTCTTAATGGCTTGTGCTGCATTGGTAAGAATGTTCATGAAGACCTGATTCAATTTGCCCGCATAACACTCAATCTTCGGCAGCTCTCCATAATCCTTCTTCAATTCGATGATATCCTTAATACTGTTGTTGAGTAGAATCAAGGTGCTATCCAGACCTTCGTGAAGGTTTACAAACTTAATGTCTTGCTCGTCTACCCTAGAGAATACTTTTAATCCCTTGATAATTTCCACCGTTCGGTCTGTACCGTCTTGCATTCCTTGAAGCAAGTCGTCTATTTCTTCGATGATGTATTCAAACTCAATTTCCTTCTTGAACTTCTCTAGCTCTTCTATGGTTGCTAGATTCTTGCTTTCTACAATCTTGTTCTCCAACCACTCAAGAAGCTCGCGAAGATCGTCCATGTCTCTTCTTAGCGGACCGATATTCGCCGAGATAAAGTTTACAGGGTTGTTGATTTCGTGGGCGATGCCGGCTGTTAGCTGACCCAATGAGGCCATTTTCTCTGCATCTACCAATTG includes:
- a CDS encoding response regulator, whose translation is MIKKENIGIVLIDDSFIDRMIVRKNMELFYPEISFVAYSSGKEALAAIEANEVLPEKSHCLVLLDIYMPEMNGFAFADNFSQLDPEIVKRFTVFMLSSSIDAGDMENVKKREVIVKFISKPLNEGVLKSVLEDTIQLLSSREA
- a CDS encoding hybrid sensor histidine kinase/response regulator: MATTNKPRVLYVDDEQNNLNSFRANFRREYDVYTAISAQEGIEVLAKEPIEIIVADQRMPGMTGVEFFENVVDDYPDCIRILLTGYADIEAVINAINKGQIYKFISKPWNEDTLRVAINNAKDIYDARRELKEKNISLQKAYDELDRFVYSVSHDLRAPLVSIQGVIYLANQEVKDEKAIEYFNMTKEMVDKLDEFIHNIIDYYKSTHEGNMTVEVDLNKMLKDISDEYRYHPAMEQTTLEYQVEGVSMFTTNEVKLRIILNNLISNAIKYRDEVKSQHHVAVRITGGHSGIEIQVVDNGVGISEDNQEKVFQMFYRDAKGNSGSGLGLYLVKEAVKRLGGTITVNSAKGEGTTMTVSLPNFEESAL